From Nitratidesulfovibrio vulgaris str. Hildenborough, a single genomic window includes:
- a CDS encoding putative bifunctional diguanylate cyclase/phosphodiesterase, translated as MQKTTSGEMPDGVPGAVSAVASATPGTESLPSPFDILADHLADWECWESPEGRVHFVTPACQRISGFGIDNFRAHHLFIEGLIHPDDLPAWRRHREMLTASLPKAEVEIRIRTAEGGEKWLAVTSRNLTDGHGEPLGIRSSLRDITDRKMVLSQLRHQAWHDPLTGLPNRALCLDRLDRALGRLARGNGELCAVVFLDLDRFKLVNDTLGNAAGDRVLRETARRLGTATRSTDTVSRLGSDEFIILIEDLRGEDEARATLGRLREAQRAPFDIDGRHLRVTASMGVVLARGGNADEVLRNANIAMHHAKEHGGDAASFFHASMLEEALDLMQLEIDLHRALENDEFFLVYQPIVSVVDRRITGFEALLRWRHPERGVVGPDAFIALAEHSGLIHLLGRKALDEACRTLAKWRRVDQLFDGLTMHVNLSARQLSQTHIVEQVAEALRDSCLPPHLLKLEVTETMLMENPDYANAVLCRLRDIGVGVCVDDFGTGYSSLSYLQRFPIDTLKVDRSFVSRMTREPGQFKIVQAVIALAHSLGLEVVAEGVEDEEQRIMLLGLACRYAQGFLFAKPLAAEDVPAHVTG; from the coding sequence GTGCAGAAGACAACTTCCGGGGAGATGCCCGACGGCGTGCCGGGGGCCGTTTCAGCTGTGGCCTCTGCCACACCGGGAACGGAGTCCCTACCGTCACCCTTCGACATCCTCGCCGACCATCTTGCCGACTGGGAATGCTGGGAATCGCCCGAAGGACGGGTGCATTTCGTAACACCCGCCTGCCAGCGCATATCGGGTTTCGGCATCGACAACTTCCGCGCCCACCATCTCTTCATCGAAGGTCTCATCCACCCCGATGACCTGCCGGCATGGCGCAGGCATCGCGAGATGCTCACAGCCAGTCTGCCCAAGGCCGAAGTCGAAATCCGCATCCGCACGGCCGAAGGGGGCGAGAAGTGGCTTGCCGTCACCAGTCGCAACCTGACCGACGGCCACGGTGAACCGCTAGGCATCCGTTCCAGCCTGCGCGACATCACCGACCGCAAGATGGTGCTCTCCCAGTTGCGGCATCAGGCGTGGCACGACCCCCTCACCGGGTTGCCCAACCGTGCCCTGTGCCTCGACCGCCTCGACCGGGCACTCGGCAGGCTGGCGCGGGGCAACGGCGAACTCTGCGCCGTGGTCTTCCTCGACCTCGACCGCTTCAAGCTGGTCAACGACACGCTGGGCAACGCGGCTGGCGACAGGGTGCTGCGCGAGACCGCCCGCAGACTGGGCACGGCGACCCGCAGCACCGACACGGTCTCTCGCCTCGGCAGCGACGAGTTCATCATCCTCATCGAAGACCTGCGGGGAGAGGACGAGGCCCGCGCCACCCTCGGCAGACTGCGCGAGGCGCAACGCGCCCCCTTCGACATCGACGGCAGGCATCTTCGGGTGACCGCCAGCATGGGCGTGGTGCTCGCACGCGGCGGCAACGCCGACGAGGTGCTGCGCAACGCCAACATCGCCATGCACCACGCCAAGGAACATGGCGGCGACGCGGCGTCGTTCTTCCATGCCTCCATGCTCGAAGAGGCCCTCGACCTGATGCAGCTCGAAATCGACCTGCACCGCGCCCTCGAGAATGACGAGTTCTTCCTCGTGTACCAGCCCATCGTCTCGGTGGTCGACCGGCGCATCACCGGCTTCGAGGCACTGCTGCGCTGGCGCCACCCCGAACGTGGCGTCGTGGGGCCGGACGCCTTCATCGCGCTGGCAGAGCACTCCGGGCTCATCCACCTGCTCGGGCGCAAGGCCCTTGATGAGGCGTGCCGCACGCTCGCCAAGTGGCGCAGGGTCGACCAGCTGTTCGACGGCCTCACCATGCACGTGAACCTCTCCGCCCGACAGCTTTCGCAGACCCACATCGTGGAACAGGTGGCAGAGGCCCTGCGCGACTCGTGCCTGCCGCCGCACCTGCTCAAGCTTGAAGTGACCGAGACCATGCTCATGGAGAACCCCGACTACGCCAACGCTGTCCTCTGCCGCCTGCGCGACATCGGCGTGGGTGTCTGTGTCGACGACTTCGGCACCGGGTACTCGTCTCTCAGCTACCTGCAACGATTCCCCATCGACACGCTCAAGGTCGACCGCAGCTTCGTCAGCCGCATGACGCGCGAACCCGGTCAGTTCAAGATCGTGCAGGCGGTCATCGCGCTGGCGCACAGCCTCGGCCTTGAAGTGGTGGCCGAAGGCGTCGAGGATGAAGAGCAGCGCATCATGCTGCTGGGCCTCGCCTGCCGCTACGCACAGGGCTTCCTGTTCGCGAAGCCGCTTGCCGCAGAGGACGTGCCCGCCCACGTGACAGGCTAG
- the murJ gene encoding murein biosynthesis integral membrane protein MurJ has translation MTQHPHPDSDRPLARGGNPGCTRGEDGPLAPRPDRVCTEEAAGITSSMRGAALIAGTTLVSRIMGFARDAATAYVLGAGVGADAFIVASRLPTFLRRMFGEGSMSMALVPVFTSVRRRGGDAAAFRAFRGMMFRVACWLTALCLGLVVFAPPVVALLAPGLAPEVGGLAASLLRVCAFYVLWVGLAGVCMGLLHSRGELFIPACAPVAFNVAMLVGAALAAFGPWRPEYMLACGVVAGGFAQLLVQAVPLLRAGAFRTSTKEVPAQQASTVREGPVMHGAAVGQKVPDAAGATQTSAETPSGPVMDGRTAPLRMLSALGGVFGASAHQAGVLLSTMVASFLGDGGVASLYYAERLVEFPLGVFGVAIGTASLPVLASLHAAGRREHFETLLRQGVRLSLFVTLPAAAGLMAVAHPLVQVLFGHGAFDAAAVAGTVTALCAYAPGLPAFALGRTLLAATHARGDTRTPVLAALVSLAVVLVAGLALSGPLGVAGPPLAASLGAWCNTLLLHLSIVRTGTRCPLMSWGLATQGLLSVALFWLVGGLMERLVGLGAGWTLVLVCGVAAGCLFYALGAVVFRLPEWRECLAALRRRDEPGP, from the coding sequence ATGACGCAGCATCCTCATCCAGACAGTGACCGGCCCTTGGCGCGGGGCGGCAATCCGGGCTGTACCCGCGGGGAGGACGGGCCTCTGGCACCGCGACCCGACCGGGTGTGCACGGAAGAGGCGGCGGGCATCACCTCGTCGATGCGGGGGGCGGCCCTGATAGCCGGAACGACGCTCGTCTCGCGCATCATGGGTTTCGCGCGGGATGCTGCCACGGCCTACGTCCTTGGTGCGGGCGTCGGGGCCGACGCCTTCATCGTGGCATCGCGTCTTCCGACCTTTCTTCGCCGCATGTTCGGCGAGGGGTCGATGTCGATGGCCCTTGTTCCGGTCTTCACCTCGGTACGTCGTCGTGGCGGGGACGCAGCAGCCTTCAGGGCCTTTCGGGGCATGATGTTCAGGGTGGCCTGCTGGCTGACGGCCCTGTGCTTGGGGCTTGTGGTCTTCGCCCCGCCGGTGGTGGCTTTGCTGGCACCGGGGTTGGCGCCGGAGGTAGGAGGGCTTGCGGCGTCGTTGCTTCGGGTGTGCGCCTTCTATGTCCTGTGGGTGGGACTCGCCGGAGTGTGCATGGGGCTTCTCCACAGCCGCGGCGAACTGTTCATTCCGGCCTGTGCGCCCGTGGCCTTCAATGTCGCCATGCTTGTCGGGGCCGCTCTTGCAGCGTTCGGACCATGGCGTCCCGAGTACATGCTGGCCTGTGGCGTGGTCGCAGGCGGCTTCGCGCAGTTGCTCGTGCAGGCCGTGCCACTGCTGCGGGCCGGGGCGTTTCGCACCTCGACGAAGGAGGTTCCGGCGCAGCAGGCGAGCACAGTACGGGAAGGCCCCGTCATGCATGGTGCGGCGGTGGGGCAAAAGGTTCCGGACGCGGCGGGCGCGACGCAGACGTCGGCAGAGACGCCATCCGGGCCTGTGATGGATGGGCGCACAGCCCCCTTGCGCATGCTGTCGGCCCTTGGTGGCGTCTTCGGGGCTTCGGCCCATCAGGCCGGGGTGCTTCTGAGCACCATGGTGGCGTCGTTCCTCGGTGATGGCGGCGTCGCCTCGCTCTACTACGCCGAACGGCTGGTCGAGTTCCCGCTGGGAGTCTTCGGGGTCGCCATCGGGACGGCTTCGCTTCCCGTGCTGGCTTCTCTCCATGCTGCAGGGCGGCGGGAGCATTTCGAGACGTTGCTCAGGCAGGGGGTTCGTCTCTCGCTTTTTGTGACATTGCCCGCCGCTGCCGGACTCATGGCCGTGGCCCATCCGCTGGTGCAAGTCCTGTTCGGGCACGGTGCATTCGATGCCGCAGCGGTGGCAGGGACGGTGACGGCACTGTGCGCCTACGCGCCAGGGTTGCCCGCTTTCGCGCTGGGGCGGACCCTGCTTGCCGCCACGCATGCGCGGGGCGATACCCGGACACCGGTGCTGGCGGCCCTTGTTTCGCTGGCCGTGGTGCTGGTCGCGGGGCTGGCCCTTTCCGGCCCCCTAGGCGTTGCCGGACCGCCTCTGGCGGCGTCTCTGGGGGCGTGGTGCAACACGCTGCTGCTGCATCTTTCCATCGTACGGACGGGGACGCGCTGCCCGCTGATGTCGTGGGGGCTGGCCACGCAGGGACTGCTCAGTGTGGCGTTGTTCTGGCTGGTGGGGGGCCTGATGGAACGACTGGTCGGTCTCGGGGCGGGGTGGACGCTTGTGCTGGTATGCGGTGTGGCTGCGGGCTGCCTTTTTTATGCCCTCGGTGCCGTGGTCTTCCGTCTTCCCGAATGGCGTGAGTGCCTTGCCGCCTTGCGCCGTCGTGATGAACCGGGGCCTTGA